The following proteins come from a genomic window of Gossypium raimondii isolate GPD5lz chromosome 5, ASM2569854v1, whole genome shotgun sequence:
- the LOC105771302 gene encoding endoglucanase 9 yields MAKANILLIFLCSLVLLLLGGVRVEGNPNYRDALQKSFLFFQGQRSGKLPANQKVSWRSNSGLSDGSLDHVDLTGGYYDAGDNVKFNFPMAFTTTMLSWGTLEYGKRMGPQLQEARAAIRWATDYLLKCANSKPGKLYVGVGDPNVDHKCWERPEDMDTVRTVYSVSSSNPGSDVAGETAAALAAASLVFRRVDPKYSRLLLQTARKVMAFAIQYRGAYSDSLGSAVCPFYCSYSGYKDELLWGAAWLFRATNDAYYYNFLKTLGADDQPDIFSWDNKYAGAHVLLSRMALLGKDKNFEQFKQEAESFMCRILPNSPYSTTQYTQGGLMYKLPESNLQYVTSISFLLTTYGKYMKAKKQTFNCGSLFVTPNSLIGLAKRQVDYILGENPIKMSYMVGFGRNFPKRIHHRGSSLPSLAKHRQSIGCDGGFQPYFYSSNPNPNVLVGAIVGGPNQNDGFPDDRSDYSHSEPSTYITAALVGPLAYFSH; encoded by the exons ATGGCAAAGGCAAACAttctcttgattttcttgtgTTCACTGGTGTTGCTACTGCTTGGGGGTGTTAGAGTGGAAGGAAATCCGAATTACAGAGATGCACTTCAAAAATCCTTTCTCTTCTTCCAAGGCCAGAGATCAGGCAAGCTGCCTGCCAATCAGAAAGTTTCATGGAGGTCCAACTCTGGTCTTTCTGATGGCTCCCTTGACCAT GTAGATTTGACTGGTGGCTACTACGATGCTGGAGACAATGTGAAATTTAACTTCCCAATGGCATTCACCACCACAATGCTTTCATGGGGTACACTTGAATATGGAAAGAGAATGGGTCCCCAGTTACAAGAGGCAAGGGCAGCTATACGTTGGGCGACTGACTATCTCCTCAAATGTGCCAATTCCAAGCCCGGAAAGCTCTATGTAGGTGTGGGTGACCCCAATGTGGATCACAAGTGCTGGGAGCGGCCTGAGGACATGGACACTGTTCGAACTGTGTACTCTGTCTCATCAAGCAACCCTGGCTCTGATGTTGCTGGTGAAACGGCTGCGGCATTGGCAGCTGCCTCCTTAGTTTTCCGAAGGGTGGATCCAAAATACTCGAGGTTGTTGCTGCAAACAGCAAGGAAAGTTATGGCGTTTGCTATCCAATATCGTGGTGCTTACAGTGACTCACTTGGATCAGCAGTCTGCCCGTTTTACTGCTCATATTCTGGATATAAG GATGAGTTGCTCTGGGGTGCAGCATGGTTGTTTAGAGCAACGAATGATGCTTATTACTATAATTTCTTGAAAACATTGGGAGCTGATGATCAACCTGACATCTTCAGCTGGGATAACAAATATGCTGGTGCTCATGTTCTTCTATCCAGG ATGGCATTGTTGGGCAAAGATAAAAATTTCGAGCAATTCAAACAAGAAGCTGAAAGCTTTATGTGTAGGATCTTACCCAATTCTCCTTATTCAACTACCCAATACACACAAG GTGGTCTTATGTACAAGTTACCTGAAAGCAATCTTCAATATGTAACATCCATATCATTTCTACTTACCACATATGGCAAGTACATGAAAGCTAAAAAGCAGACATTTAACTGTGGCAGCCTCTTCGTCACTCCAAATTCACTAATCGGACTTGCAAAAAGACAG GTGGATTATATACTAGGAGAGAATCCAATAAAAATGTCGTACATGGTTGGGTTTGGTCGGAATTTCCCCAAGAGAATTCACCACAGGGGTTCTTCATTGCCGTCGTTGGCAAAACACCGTCAAAGCATTGGATGCGACGGTGGTTTCCAGCCATACTTCTACTCATCGAACCCCAATCCCAACGTGTTGGTTGGAGCTATTGTTGGAGGTCCAAATCAGAATGATGGATTCCCAGATGATCGATCTGATTATTCACATTCTGAGCCTTCTACTTACATCACTGCTGCCTTGGTTGGACCATTAGCATATTTTTCTCATTAA
- the LOC105770361 gene encoding LOW QUALITY PROTEIN: cinnamoyl-CoA reductase 1 (The sequence of the model RefSeq protein was modified relative to this genomic sequence to represent the inferred CDS: inserted 1 base in 1 codon; substituted 1 base at 1 genomic stop codon) codes for MAQATGKVCVTGAGGYLGSWVVRHLLSNNYTVHATVRQPGDAKYAHLNQLERASHNLQLFKADLLDYDSLCSAISGCTGVFHVASPVPTTTVSNPQVEVIEPAVKGTLNVLKACVEAKVKRVVVVSSRGAVAFNPRWPVGQIKDEACWSDKEHCAATKNWYCLSKTEAESEAFEFAKSSVLDVVTVCPXLILGPLLQPTINASSLALVRLLKGGFYXFYFYLRMIVDVRDVAEALLLVYEKAEAEGRYICMAHLTNPRDLVDKLRSIFPQYDYPKRFIEGGEEDILSSEKLQRLGWSYRPLEETLVDSIESYKKAGILD; via the exons ATGGCTCAGGCCACTGGAAAAGTGTGTGTGACAGGAGCCGGCGGCTACCTTGGCTCTTGGGTTGTCAGGCATCTTCTCTCCAACAACTACACAGTCCACGCCACCGTTAGACAGCCTG GGGATGCCAAATATGCCCATTTGAATCAACTTGAGAGAGCATCCCACAACCTCCAACTCTTCAAGGCTGATCTTCTCGATTACGATTCCCTTTGTTCCGCCATTTCAGGCTGCACCGGTGTCTTCCATGTTGCCTCTCCCGTTCCCACCACCACCGTTTCGAATCCTCAG GTGGAAGTGATTGAACCGGCCGTAAAGGGCACACTTAATGTGCTTAAAGCATGTGTTGAAGCCAAGGTTAAACGAGTTGTTGTTGTGTCCTCTAGAGGTGCTGTTGCATTCAACCCTAGGTGGCCGGTGGGTCAGATCAAGGATGAGGCTTGTTGGTCTGACAAGGAACACTGTGCAGCAACAAAG AATTGGTATTGCCTTTCAAAGACAGAAGCGGAGAGTGAAGCTTTTGAGTTTGCAAAAAGCTCTGTGCTTGATGTTGTCACTGTTTGCC CTCTCATATTGGGCCCACTTCTGCAGCCCACCATAAATGCTAGTAGCTTGGCTCTCGTTAGACTTTTAAAAGGTGGATTCTACTGATTCTACTTCTACC TTCGAATGATAGTTGATGTGCGCGATGTAGCTGAGGCATTGCTTCTGGTGTATGAGAAGGCAGAGGCTGAAGGAAGGTACATATGCATGGCTCACTTGACCAACCCACGTGACCTTGTTGATAAGCTCAGAAGTATATTCCCTCAATACGATTATCCTAAAAG ATTTATTGAGGGAGGGGAGGAAGATATTCTTAGTTCAGAAAAATTACAGAGGCTGGGTTGGAGCTATCGGCCCTTGGAAGAAACTCTTGTGGATTCCATTGAGAGCTATAAGAAGGCTGGAATCTTggattaa